CCTTGTGCCCCATCTCCCAATCTACCCTTCTCCTTGTACGCTTTCCTCCTCCTGTGATTTTCCCCGTTTCCTTCGCTTACCCCACCTCAGGGTGCGCGCCTCCTTTTCCGTGTCTCTCTTCCTGTCCGTTTAGGTGCTGATTTTCCTAACTTTGGTTTTCCCGTTCTCTCGGGGTTGCTGTCCGCCTGTACATCCTGCTGATTTCCAGACCCCTTCCCCTACGTTCAGGATTCCCTAATTTCCGAATAGCCtggccctgtccccccaccccacccaccccacccccttttctttgcttcctttccgAGAAGCCGCCATAATATTTCTGTCCCTTCGGCCCTTTCCACTCCCTGTGtgcatctccctccctcccatctggGCTCCACTCTGTAATTGTCACCTGTCTTCTCCGTGTCTCACGgtgcctctccctcccaccctctctgtgttgtcctctttttctctgtgcctcctgccccgtctcctcccccaacccctctccAGCTGCGTTTTTGTGCCCTAGGCCTCATTTTCCTGCCCTACCTTTTGGACTCTTGCTGCCGGACCTCTGACTCCTTGCAAGGTTCCAGTCcatccctttgctcctcctcctctgcatgGTTTCTCTTTTGCAGGGGTAGCACCCCCTCTGACCACTTCCTCATCCTTCTCCCCTGAGAATTTCATCCCACTCTTTGCTGATTGTACCTCCACTCGTGCTCAGACTTTGGGGTCCTGTCGTTTTGCATTCCAGGATGGTGCACGCCATCTTCTCTGATTGGCCCAATCCCTTTGTGTGATCCCTTGTCAGCCCATTTCCCTGTCCTGTGTCCCATCTTTTCTGCGACTCTCAGCCCTTTTGTTTGCCACGGGCTTCTGTGTTACGGAGCCTGTGTGCCAGGTGTTCCGGACAGTAAAGGGTGGCAGAAGTGACCTCTAGCTGGACTGCTGTGCAGGGGAGCAGTGCTAGACAAAATTGGACAGGTTGTTTGGGGCCAATCTAGCCATGGGGGATGTGGGGTGCGGGAGTCTTGACTGCCTACTAAAGAGGTTGACCTTGATCCTTTAGAtagtggagagacagagagagactggaGAGCCAACATTTATGGAGAGCTTAGCACTTGCCTGGCACTTTATATTAATGGCCTTACTAATTTTCAACAATGACTTTATGAGATGTATTATTaatccattttatgaatgagctTAACAACTCACACAAGATTGCACAGCTGGTAAATGGAGGGATAAAGATTCTAACCTTGCTCAACCTTTCAGCCTTTGAACTTGGCTGAATTTAAAACCTATGAATTTTTGTACCACCTAcaccattttattatttccagtaATCCTCATTTCCCACTTTCATTCCCTAACTCTCCTGTAGACCCTTACTTCAGGTGGCTAATGCCTATCTTTTGGTTCATGTGTATTCTTGCAAGATGTGTAGTGTCTTATGtctgtgtggtttttaaaaaaatgtttattcatttatttaaataatctctacacccagcgtggggcttgaattcatgacctcaaaatcaagagttgcacactgtTCCTACTGAGCCAGCTCGGCACCCCTGTGCGtgtggttttattattatatttaaagattttattatttattttttaagattttatttatttattcatgagggacacagagagagagagaggcagagacacaggcagagggagaagcaggctccatgcagggagcccgacgtgggactcccagggccgcaggtggcgctaaaccgctgcaccaccggagctgcccccttattttttattttagagagcaggcAGGAGGGTAgggctaagggagagggagagagtcttaagcagactccacaccctaAAGGCAGAGCTCAAGGCAGGGACCTGAGATTAGTATGTGAGTGAGTcgtgagttgaaatcaagagctggacgctcaGACGACTGAGCCATCAATGCGGCCCTGTGCATGTGGTTTTAACTTTTGCAAGTGATATTTACTATTAAGCTAATCAGCACTGTGCTTTTTTGATCCATCCATATACATGTTATGTGTACATCTAATCAGTTTCTCTTAATTACTGAACAGTATTCTGTGGTGTGCATCCTCTGCACGTTGTGTGTCCACTAAGTCTCAGGGAATTATGCCTTCGACTCACCATCTCCATAGTAATGCTGCATCCTGGTCTATGTTCTTTTGTAGAAGAGGGTGGAAATCTCTATTATGTGCACCTACAATATACTAGAAATGGGTATTTGTAAACCTAATTTGACTTAGTATTGCTAGACTCCTCCCCGCAATGCTGCTTTGGGCCTGAAACATCGATCAGAACTCACAACTGTTCTTCAGAGTCTGGAAGGGGATCCTTTCCCCCACCTCTCAGCAACCTCATGAGCAGCAGTATACAAGGGTCCCTGTATCTGTATCACCAACCACATTGGCGCCAACACTTACCTTTTTCCAGCTTTCTAATCCTTTGCTAGTCTGATATATGGGCAGTTTGATAGGCTGCATTTCTGATTATCCTTAGGCTTGAGTGTCTCTTTGCATGTTTCTTAGTTTTTCTGGTTTGTCCTTCTAATTGCTTCTTCATATGCTTGGCCCATTGTCCTACTGGAATTACCCTTCTTGTCAGTTTGCCAGAGATCCTTGGCCATTTTCATTGCTTTAAGGCATTGCGTatactcttcttttttgtttttcaggattttatttatttattcatgaaagacacacagagagaggcagaaacataggcagagggagaagcaggctccatgcagggagcccggtgtgggactccatccgggaactccaggatcacgccctgaggcaaaggcagacgctcaaccactgagccacccaggcatccagatacttttttttattttttttaactgctacTGTCTGTtacttcctatttttaatttggtattttatttgcatgtttgTCTCTTGACTAGATTTGCTGGAGAATTATCTCATTGATTTTGTCAAAGAATGTTAagttttctgtaattttgttattttaattcccTGATTTCTGCAATTATGTTGATTTCTATCCTTTATTGAGGGGGCAGGGGATGCTTTGTTGTGCCTTGTACAACTTCTGAAGTTAATTCatgaccattttttttaatgttcccatTTCCTGACAAATGTATTGAAAGTATAAATTTACTTGTAACTGCTGCTTTAGTTGGGTCCCACCTTTTGAcgtgtagtttaaaaaaaaaacaaaccttggtTTTGAAGTGGTTATTGACTCATAAGAAGTTGCAAAAGTTGTAAATCCATTAACACTTCTTCCCACATCCCCACAGGGATCTCTTCTGTAACTGTAGTATACAAGCATGAACTTGACATTGGCACGAGACTCCTAACTAGACTATAGACCTTAATTAGTTTTCACCAGATTGTACATGCACTTGTGtgggtgtgtgagagagagatgtACTATGTTCATTATTATTCACTTCTAAATACTTTTAAAGATCCTTTCTGAACCAAGAGTTATTTAGTATTATTTCCGTTAACCTCCACACACATCTTTGTTGTTCTGATCTTACTGTCTCTGGCTGGAGCATAGCCTGTGTAACAGTGATTCTTTAATGACTAAGTCAGCTCTGCTCAGCACCATGTCCAATGAGAAAACCTAAGCAGGAGAGTGAGAGTCATGACTTGAGAAGCTAATGTGGTGGGTTTGGGGCAGGTTGGAGGGCAAACTATGGATATGGGAAGACCTGAGTCCCTGAAGGTCTCAGGGAGCCCATGTCACAAAAACTGACAATCAACTTTCTGCTCTAGAAACAGAGCCCCAGAGGCAGGTGAACAGAAAATCCAGATACTGACAAGAACTGAGCTTGATACCTGGATTGAAATCGGTTCCAGATTCACCTCTAGCATTCaggacccagacccagacccaggaCCATGGGACCCCAGCACTTGAGCCCTGCGCAGCTGCTCTGCCTCCTAGGGGCCATCTCTACTCTTCCCCGTATGTCCTGCAGGGCTGGATGCTTTGGGACctctggagggtggggggccGGATTCACCTATCTGGGGGAAGGAGGGCTGGATATCTGGGTTCCTCGGGATAGGATCTGTGGAGGTTGAGTTCTTGACTAGCAATTTGGGGGGCTTAGAAGGCGATGCGAGGGGCCCATGCCTGGAAGGGCACTCTCTCTTTAGGGGCTGCGGCTCTTTTATGCTATGAAGCGACGTCCTCACTCTTCAGAGCTGTTTCTCTCCATGACTGGAAATGGCTTCTGATGAGGAGCATGGTGTGTAAGCTGAGTGAGGGCTGTGAGGAGACGCTGGTGTTCATCGAGACAGGTGAAGGGAAGTGGCTTTGATACTTTTAGGGGGGATGGCTCTTCTGACCCCCAGCTCCATTCCCAGTACCCAGGACTCTGGACTCGAGTTCCAAACATTTACTCCATTATATCTTTGGGAATAATGTCAAGACActggcaggagaggggcaggacCTGGCTGGATGTGGTGTGGGCTGGATAGGAGGGCAgaaaggaggagggcagggcacctgagtggctcagtcagttaaatgtctgcctttggctcaggtcatgaccccagggtcttgggatcgagtccttcattgggctccctgctcagggggaagtctgcttctccctctgctcctccccgctgCTTACTtatgatgtctctctctctctctcaaataaataaaatcttaaaaaaaaaaaaaaaggaagtaggcAGATCACAGATGGATGGGCGACAAtctgggagagaagaaaagaaagggacacagaggagagaggagcaAGGGGGAGACCCTGGGATCTGTGCAGCTGCAGCGAGTGGACCTATCCTGGCACAGTTGGGGATGGGGCAGAGTGAGCTGAAAGAGCAGGGTGCAGGGAGAGAGGGTGGCCTTTGGGTGTGGCCAAGGGATCTGATCAGAGCTCTCTATCTGCTCTTCAGGGACCAGAAGGGGAGTTGTGGGTTTTAAGGGCTGCAGTCCAGCCTCATCTTACCCCCCGCAAGTCTCCTACCTTGTTTCGCCACCTGGATTGTCCATTGCCTCCTATAGCCGTGTCTGCCGCACATATCTCTGCAATAACCTCACCAACTTGGATCCATTTGTGAAACTCAAGGCCGGCACTCCTAAGTCGACAGCATTTTCTTCCCACAGTTGCCCCACCTGTGTGGGTGAACACTCTAAGTCTTGCCTCCCAAATTTTGTCACCACTGATTTTTGCCCCTACGACGCCTCTAAGTGTTACAGTTCCACCTTAAAATTCCAGGCAGGTGAGAGAAGAGAAGCTTGCTTTAGTGCCTTCCCAGGCTAGTGGAATCTGAGAGGGGACTGGGGCCAAagcgggtggggggagggaggagcaggtgggtGAATTCCAGGGAAGAAGGACTCAGGTGGCTGGTACCCACATTTTTGGTGGGAGAGCTGATGTTCTGGTTTGTAAGGGGTGTCTGGAAGGAGGGTGTGCTTGCATCTGGAAAgtgttcctttctcctcttcGTCTGCTGTGCTTACAGGGCTTCTCAATACCACCTTCCTCCTCTTGGGCTGTGCTCGTGGACATCACAAACTTTTATCAGATTTTCACCATATTGGAAACATCAGAGTAACTGAGGTCCTCAACATCTTAGAGAAGGCCCAGGTTGCTAGTGCAGAGAGCTCCAGCCATAGTCCTGCTTGGAGCATCCTCTCCAGTCTTCTGCTTGCCTTCAGGGACTAACCGTCTAGCCGGCCTTGGACAAACCCTTTCCAGTAACCAAGTAAAGTCGCGGAGTTGCCTTTTTGCTTTGTCCTGTGGTCCATGAGGGTGGTGGAGGTGTGGAAGTTGGGAAGGGGGCCAAACGTATCCAGaaaagtggaggggaggggcagcagcaggcagggTGCATGGAGCagtgaggaggaggtgggtggggaccAGGGTCACTGGCAAAGGGACAGTCATGCCCAGCAACCAGGAGGACCCCAAATATTCTTTGAagtttattattagtattattttttagtaaccTCTACACTTAATGTGGGACtcccaactcatgaccctgagatcaagagttgcatgctcctccaactgagccagccagacgcccctcccccccaccaatatttcttttctccttcccctccctttggCGACCTGAGCTCTAGCCAGGTTCAGCCACCTCAAGAGATTCTGGCCAAATCTCTCCCcttttctgggcctcaatttcctccccattaaaatgaaagactttATGAAGTAGAGTTTCATCagggtggtttttattttattttttaaaagattttaaagaagattttatttatttgagagaccacCAGAGGATTTATTAGAAAGAGCAAGTGcgtgcacaagctggggggaggggcagagggagagagacagacttcctgctgagtggggatcCCAAcacgggctccatcccaggatcccaagatcatgacctgagctgaagtcagacgcttaactaagCCACCTTTCAGGGTGGTTTTTAAATAGGATCACTTATTGAGAGTGTCAGATACTGTGCTGGTATTTGTGCTGGGGTTTTACATACAGGATCTCATCTGATCCCCAGAAGACCTCAGTAAGATAGGTATTTTGCAAAGAAGAAACTGACCCTAAGAGGTTAAATTACCTGCCCAAAGTAGATTTCCTCTTGCCTTCCCTGCAGATCTCCATCCCTGCAGAGGgaattttattgagaaatttgGAGACCTGGGCTGCTTTCCTCTGCCCAATAGTTGTCTTTATGTGTAAGTTGgcaaataaaggggaaagaaggagtGCTGCTGGCGGTGGCTGGTTTTCACTCAGAGCTCAGGTTCCAAGTTCCTAGAAGGAGGGCAATGTAATTCCTCTATATGGCCATAGGGGGAAGCAGATAATCCCACTATGCATATGCAAGTCTACAAGTTAGGTGTGGTTTGAGTGGGAGTAGGGGTCGGGGATAGGGAAGAGAGTCCACCATTTCCATATGTGATCTCAGTTTAATTCTTCCCACTGAGAACTGGGGACTTGAGGAGATGGGAACTTAAGATACTTTTATGGTAGATTAAGCATTTTCTGTGCATTCCCTTATCTATTCttactacaattttatttttttttttaagattgtatttatttttttcatgagagacacagagaggcagagagagaagcagattccccgcagggagcccaatatgggactcgatcctaggacaatgggatcacaacctgagctaaaggcagacgctcaaacactgagccaccgaggcgtccttATGGAGTACAATTTAATGAATACCACAAACATATCACTGAGTTAAGGACAAAGGGGCTAGGGGCtaggggctaggcagggaaagataagggaaaggcccagagtcaggctcccacaAATCTCTGGGCTCCCATAAAACCCAGGGCACCAAGAGGCCCCAAGGTCAGGctcccataaatcccaaggacactGAGATGCAACAAAATCAGAAGGAAGTAAATCTGGTCCCTtggctccaaaatgttagggagtatcttCCTTTGTCAGCTATCAAGTAATCACTGAGATCCCAAACAGTCCTATGTCATTCACTCAAGATGGCACAAGAAATCTCAAGTCCACCAATTCCCTAGTCAGGTTTTCTATAAAAGCCCTCAGAGGCAACCTTGTCGGGACCCTTCTcatttctgagagctttctctgtatctttgcttaataaacttctgttgcttTACTCATTCTCCTTTGCCCGCGGAATTCATTCTTCGGCTGTGTGAGACAAGAGCCAAGCTCTCCCACTTGAATTCTACCTAAGAAACAGGATAGGAAGAGTAACTTGTATCGTACCTATATATTTCTTCCCATCCCATCTCTTTGCCTCCTCCCATGATGTAACCACCCCTCTACATTTTACTTGCCTTGGATTTTTTGTGTACTTTGATtgcatatgtataatatatttaaacaataCATGTTTAATGTACTTGCTTTGATCTATGCAAAAATGGTATGTTTATACATTTCTGAAAGTTGCTCTTTAAAAACTCATCatcatatttctaatttttaaaaaagattttattttaattaatctctacacccaatgtggggctcagactcacaaccctgagatcaagagttgcaagctccatGGATTAAGCCAGCCAGATGttcctatatttttaatattcattcaaaTTCCAGGAtatacttttgttctttttt
This portion of the Vulpes lagopus strain Blue_001 chromosome 2, ASM1834538v1, whole genome shotgun sequence genome encodes:
- the LYPD4 gene encoding ly6/PLAUR domain-containing protein 4 isoform X1, which translates into the protein MGPQHLSPAQLLCLLGAISTLPRAAALLCYEATSSLFRAVSLHDWKWLLMRSMVCKLSEGCEETLVFIETGTRRGVVGFKGCSPASSYPPQVSYLVSPPGLSIASYSRVCRTYLCNNLTNLDPFVKLKAGTPKSTAFSSHSCPTCVGEHSKSCLPNFVTTDFCPYDASKCYSSTLKFQAGLLNTTFLLLGCARGHHKLLSDFHHIGNIRVTEVLNILEKAQVASAESSSHSPAWSILSSLLLAFRD
- the LYPD4 gene encoding ly6/PLAUR domain-containing protein 4 isoform X2, producing MGPQHLSPAQLLCLLGAISTLPRMSCRAGCFGTSGGRGVVGFKGCSPASSYPPQVSYLVSPPGLSIASYSRVCRTYLCNNLTNLDPFVKLKAGTPKSTAFSSHSCPTCVGEHSKSCLPNFVTTDFCPYDASKCYSSTLKFQAGLLNTTFLLLGCARGHHKLLSDFHHIGNIRVTEVLNILEKAQVASAESSSHSPAWSILSSLLLAFRD